In a single window of the Cucumis melo cultivar AY chromosome 11, USDA_Cmelo_AY_1.0, whole genome shotgun sequence genome:
- the LOC103497356 gene encoding glutamine--tRNA ligase-like isoform X6, with protein sequence MTVNNDNVDKDKLLELFLRIGLDERTARNTVANNKVTANLSAVIHEAGVLDGCHRAVGNLLYSVATKYPANALIHRPILLDYITSNKVKTPAQLEAAFSFFSAAGSEIKLNEFESACGVGVEVSVEEIEKTVNEVFEERKNEILEQRYRTNVGDLFGHVRKKHPWADPKIVKQFIDSKLFELLGERTVADNEKIAKKKKEKPAKVDDKLAATVAPKQPPTEEDLNPYLIFPQPEDNYKVHTEVFFSNGTILRCCNTRELLEKHLKATGGRVLTRFPPEPNGYLHIGHAKAMFVDFGLAKERGGGCYLRYDDTNPEAEKKEYIDHIEEIVKWMGWEPFKITYASDYFQELYELAVELIRRGHAYVDHQTPDEIKEYREKKMNSPWRDRPIAESLKLFDEMKKGLIEEGKATLRMKQDMQSDNFNMYDLIAYRIKFTPHPHAGDKWCIYPSYDYAHCTVDSLENITHSLCTLEFETRRASYYWLLHALDLYQPYVWEYSRLNVSNNVLSKRKLNRLVTEKWVDGWDDPRLLTLAGLRRKGVTSTAINAFVRGMGITRSDCSLIRFDRLEYHIREELNRTAARAMVVLQPLKVVITNFENGSILDLDAKKWPEAQEDEASAFYKVPFSNIVYIEQSDFRLKDSKDYYGLAPGKSVLLRYAYPIKCTDVILADDKETVLEIRAEYDASKKSKPKGVLHWVAQPSPGVNPLNVEVRLFDKLFLSENPAELDDWLADLNPHSKVVIPSAYAVPELRNAVDGDTFQFERLGYFTVDIDSTPEKLVFNRTVTLRDSYKSSK encoded by the exons ATGACGGTGAATAATGATAATGTCGACAAGGACAAGTTGCTGGAGCTGTTCTTGAGAATCGGCTTGGATGAACGCACTGCACGCAACACCGTCGCCAACAATAAGGTCACTGCCAATCTCAGTGCTGTTATTCATGAG GCTGGCGTGCTTGATGGATGTCACAGGGCTGTTGGAAATCTCTTGTATAGT GTTGCAACAAAGTATCCAGCAAATGCACTTATTCATCGACCAATATTGCTGGATTATATTACCTCGAATAAG GTAAAGACGCCGGCGCAATTGGAAGCggcattttcatttttttctgcTGCAGGCTCAGAAATTAAATTGAATGAATTTGAAAGTGCATGTGGTGTTG GTGTGGAGGTTTCAGTTGAAGAAATTGAGAAAACTGTGAATGAGGTTTTTGAAGAACGTAAAAATGAAATTCTGGAGCAGCGTTATCGAACAAACG TGGGTGACTTGTTTGGCCATGTACGGAAGAAGCATCCATGGGCTGATCCAAAGATTGTAAAG CAATTTATTGATTCCAAATTATTTGAATTACTTGGTGAAAGGACAGTAGCAGATAAcgaaaagatagcgaaaaagaaaaaggagaagcCTGCTAAAGTAGAT GATAAACTTGCTGCTACTGTTGCACCAAAACAGCCTCCAACTGAGGAAGATCTTAACCCATATTTAATATTCCCTCAACCCGAGGATAATTATAAG GTTCATACTGAAGTATTTTTCAGTAATGGAACTATTTTGAGATGTTGCAACACCAGGGAGCTGCTTGAAAAACACCTAAAAGCAACAGGGGGAAGAGTTTTAACTCGGTTTCCTCCTGAGCCAAACGGTTATCTTCATATTGGTCATGCTAAG GCAATGTTTGTGGATTTTGGCCTTGCTAAAGAGCGAGGTGGAGGCTGTTATTTGAg GTATGATGACACGAATCCAGAAGCTGAGAAGAAGGAATATATTGATCATATAGAAGAGATTGTCAAGTGGATGGGTTGGGAGCCTTTCAAG ATTACTTATGCTAGTGATTACTTCCAAGAACTTTATGAATTAGCTGTGGAGCTCATACGGAGGGGTCATGCTTATGTTGATCATCAG ACTCCTGATGAAATAAAGGAGTACAGAGAGAAAAAGATGAATAGTCCTTGGAGGGATAGGCCTATCGCTGAGTCATTGAAATTGTTTGACGAAATGAAGAAAGGTCTGATTGAGGAAGGCAAGGCAACTCTTAGAATGAAGCAGGACATGCAGAGCGATAATTTTAACATGTATGACCTTATTGCATATCGTATTAAG TTCACTCCTCATCCACATGCTGGAGACAAGTGGTGTATTTATCCAAGTTATGATTATGCACACTGCACTGTGGATTCTCTTGAGAACATAACACATTCG CTGTGCACCTTGGAATTTGAAACACGTCGTGCCTCGTACTACTGGCTGTTGCATGCTCTGGACCTTTACCAACCATATGTGTGGGAATATTCTCGTCTCAATGTTTCAAATAATGTGTTGTCCAAGCGTAAG TTAAATCGCCTGGTGACTGAAAAATGGGTTGATGGCTGGGATGATCCTCGTCTACTAACACTTGCTGGTCTTAGGCGCAAAGGTGTTACATCAACTGCAATTAATGCTTTTGTTCGAGGAATGGGAATTACCAGAAG TGACTGTTCTTTGATTCGGTTTGATCGTCTTGAATATCACATTAGAGAAGAACTAAATAGAACAGCTGCACGAGCAATGGTTGTCTTGCAGCCACTCAAG GTCGTTATTACAAACTTTGAAAATGGATCAATATTGGATCTTGATGCCAAGAAATGGCCCGAAGCTCAAGAAGATGAGGCATCAGCCTTTTATAAG GTTCCCTTTTCCAATATTGTGTACATAGAACAATCAGATTTCCGGTTGAAAGATTCGAAAGATTATTATGGTCTTGCACCTGGAAAATCTGTCCTCCTGAG GTATGCATATCCTATTAAATGTACGGACGTTATCCTTGCGGATGATAAGGAAACTGTACTTGAGATTCGAGCTGAATATGATGCTTCCAAGAAATCAAAGCCAAAG GGGGTCCTACATTGGGTTGCACAACCTTCTCCAGGAGTCAATCCACTCAATGTGGAAGTTAGATTGTTTGACAAGCTCTTCCTTTCTGAG AACCCTGCTGAACTTGATGACTGGCTTGCTGATTTGAACCCACACTCTAAAGTAGTTATCCCAAGTGCTTATGCTGTACCGGAACTTAGAAATGCTGTCGATGGGGACACGTTCCAATTTGAAAGGCTTG GGTATTTCACGGTTGATATAGACTCGACTCCTGAGAAACTCGTATTCAATCGGACAGTAACACTGAGAGATAGCTATAAAAGCAGCAagtaa
- the LOC103497356 gene encoding glutamine--tRNA ligase-like isoform X5 — translation MTVNNDNVDKDKLLELFLRIGLDERTARNTVANNKVTANLSAVIHEAGVLDGCHRAVGNLLYSVATKYPANALIHRPILLDYITSNKVKTPAQLEAAFSFFSAAGSEIKLNEFESACGVGVEVSVEEIEKTVNEVFEERKNEILEQRYRTNVGDLFGHVRKKHPWADPKIVKQFIDSKLFELLGERTVADNEKIAKKKKEKPAKDKLAATVAPKQPPTEEDLNPYLIFPQPEDNYKVHTEVFFSNGTILRCCNTRELLEKHLKATGGRVLTRFPPEPNGYLHIGHAKAMFVDFGLAKERGGGCYLRYDDTNPEAEKKEYIDHIEEIVKWMGWEPFKITYASDYFQELYELAVELIRRGHAYVDHQTPDEIKEYREKKMNSPWRDRPIAESLKLFDEMKKGLIEEGKATLRMKQDMQSDNFNMYDLIAYRIKFTPHPHAGDKWCIYPSYDYAHCTVDSLENITHSLCTLEFETRRASYYWLLHALDLYQPYVWEYSRLNVSNNVLSKRKLNRLVTEKWVDGWDDPRLLTLAGLRRKGVTSTAINAFVRGMGITRSDCSLIRFDRLEYHIREELNRTAARAMVVLQPLKVVITNFENGSILDLDAKKWPEAQEDEASAFYKVPFSNIVYIEQSDFRLKDSKDYYGLAPGKSVLLRYAYPIKCTDVILADDKETVLEIRAEYDASKKSKPKGVLHWVAQPSPGVNPLNVEVRLFDKLFLSENPAELDDWLADLNPHSKVVIPSAYAVPELRNAVDGDTFQFERLGYFTVDIDSTPEKLVFNRTVTLRDSYKSSCFSW, via the exons ATGACGGTGAATAATGATAATGTCGACAAGGACAAGTTGCTGGAGCTGTTCTTGAGAATCGGCTTGGATGAACGCACTGCACGCAACACCGTCGCCAACAATAAGGTCACTGCCAATCTCAGTGCTGTTATTCATGAG GCTGGCGTGCTTGATGGATGTCACAGGGCTGTTGGAAATCTCTTGTATAGT GTTGCAACAAAGTATCCAGCAAATGCACTTATTCATCGACCAATATTGCTGGATTATATTACCTCGAATAAG GTAAAGACGCCGGCGCAATTGGAAGCggcattttcatttttttctgcTGCAGGCTCAGAAATTAAATTGAATGAATTTGAAAGTGCATGTGGTGTTG GTGTGGAGGTTTCAGTTGAAGAAATTGAGAAAACTGTGAATGAGGTTTTTGAAGAACGTAAAAATGAAATTCTGGAGCAGCGTTATCGAACAAACG TGGGTGACTTGTTTGGCCATGTACGGAAGAAGCATCCATGGGCTGATCCAAAGATTGTAAAG CAATTTATTGATTCCAAATTATTTGAATTACTTGGTGAAAGGACAGTAGCAGATAAcgaaaagatagcgaaaaagaaaaaggagaagcCTGCTAAA GATAAACTTGCTGCTACTGTTGCACCAAAACAGCCTCCAACTGAGGAAGATCTTAACCCATATTTAATATTCCCTCAACCCGAGGATAATTATAAG GTTCATACTGAAGTATTTTTCAGTAATGGAACTATTTTGAGATGTTGCAACACCAGGGAGCTGCTTGAAAAACACCTAAAAGCAACAGGGGGAAGAGTTTTAACTCGGTTTCCTCCTGAGCCAAACGGTTATCTTCATATTGGTCATGCTAAG GCAATGTTTGTGGATTTTGGCCTTGCTAAAGAGCGAGGTGGAGGCTGTTATTTGAg GTATGATGACACGAATCCAGAAGCTGAGAAGAAGGAATATATTGATCATATAGAAGAGATTGTCAAGTGGATGGGTTGGGAGCCTTTCAAG ATTACTTATGCTAGTGATTACTTCCAAGAACTTTATGAATTAGCTGTGGAGCTCATACGGAGGGGTCATGCTTATGTTGATCATCAG ACTCCTGATGAAATAAAGGAGTACAGAGAGAAAAAGATGAATAGTCCTTGGAGGGATAGGCCTATCGCTGAGTCATTGAAATTGTTTGACGAAATGAAGAAAGGTCTGATTGAGGAAGGCAAGGCAACTCTTAGAATGAAGCAGGACATGCAGAGCGATAATTTTAACATGTATGACCTTATTGCATATCGTATTAAG TTCACTCCTCATCCACATGCTGGAGACAAGTGGTGTATTTATCCAAGTTATGATTATGCACACTGCACTGTGGATTCTCTTGAGAACATAACACATTCG CTGTGCACCTTGGAATTTGAAACACGTCGTGCCTCGTACTACTGGCTGTTGCATGCTCTGGACCTTTACCAACCATATGTGTGGGAATATTCTCGTCTCAATGTTTCAAATAATGTGTTGTCCAAGCGTAAG TTAAATCGCCTGGTGACTGAAAAATGGGTTGATGGCTGGGATGATCCTCGTCTACTAACACTTGCTGGTCTTAGGCGCAAAGGTGTTACATCAACTGCAATTAATGCTTTTGTTCGAGGAATGGGAATTACCAGAAG TGACTGTTCTTTGATTCGGTTTGATCGTCTTGAATATCACATTAGAGAAGAACTAAATAGAACAGCTGCACGAGCAATGGTTGTCTTGCAGCCACTCAAG GTCGTTATTACAAACTTTGAAAATGGATCAATATTGGATCTTGATGCCAAGAAATGGCCCGAAGCTCAAGAAGATGAGGCATCAGCCTTTTATAAG GTTCCCTTTTCCAATATTGTGTACATAGAACAATCAGATTTCCGGTTGAAAGATTCGAAAGATTATTATGGTCTTGCACCTGGAAAATCTGTCCTCCTGAG GTATGCATATCCTATTAAATGTACGGACGTTATCCTTGCGGATGATAAGGAAACTGTACTTGAGATTCGAGCTGAATATGATGCTTCCAAGAAATCAAAGCCAAAG GGGGTCCTACATTGGGTTGCACAACCTTCTCCAGGAGTCAATCCACTCAATGTGGAAGTTAGATTGTTTGACAAGCTCTTCCTTTCTGAG AACCCTGCTGAACTTGATGACTGGCTTGCTGATTTGAACCCACACTCTAAAGTAGTTATCCCAAGTGCTTATGCTGTACCGGAACTTAGAAATGCTGTCGATGGGGACACGTTCCAATTTGAAAGGCTTG GGTATTTCACGGTTGATATAGACTCGACTCCTGAGAAACTCGTATTCAATCGGACAGTAACACTGAGAGATAGCTATAAAAGCAGC TGTTTTAGCTGGTAA